From the Halichoerus grypus chromosome 3, mHalGry1.hap1.1, whole genome shotgun sequence genome, one window contains:
- the LOC118547321 gene encoding kelch repeat and BTB domain-containing protein 11: MENPVPPCALYPGDDQGRGAEACGQAGARGGAPAAPGEGSPQPPDAQTPCSLSASLCFSSGDDSPPQSRASAAEGAASSPPSRRSGRLVVERQWGVGSAGAASPEEPGDPEPRASPEDSVSPEEPGDPEPRASPEDSVSPEEPASAEEPGDPEPRASPEEPVSLGEPTSLEELVSPEEPASLEELVSPEEPASPEEPGDPPPVPPGVGPAHGEPDLVIEVSGRRLRAHKAVLAARSDYFRARASRDVLRVQGVGWAALRLLLAYAYSGRMAGVRPDNVAEVVAGARRLQLPCAVQRATDAVAPQLSLANCYDVLSAAKRQRLAELRDAAYRFMSDHYLDVLREPAVFGRLSGAERDLLLRRRLRAGRARLLAATLGPAGERAGSRPQSPSGDADGRGDAAVYWLHEAAGEWRELTRLPEGAPARGCGLCVLYNYLFVAGGVGPAGPDGRARPSDQVFCYNPATDRWSTVRPLRQARSQLQLLALDGHLYAVGGECLLSVERYDPRADRWAAVAPLPRGAFAVAHEAATCNGEIYVSGGSLFYRLLKYDPRRDEWQECPCSSSRERSAAMVALDGFIYRFDLGGGRGDSQAAAPSAGGVSVLRYHCLAKQWSRCAAHLRPPGAPSGLQPFRCVALDGTIYCVSRAGTWRFVPPQDSEPGADVGAGEGGSFEPAPLRVPLDARGALFPFVLNLPEEKPDRGEEGAA, from the coding sequence atGGAGAACCCGGTGCCCCCCTGCGCCCTCTACCCCGGGGACGACCAGGGCCGCGGGGCCGAGGCGTGCGGCCAGGCCGGGGCCCGGGGCGGCGCTCCCGCGGCTCCGGGAGAGGGCAGCCCGCAGCCGCCGGACGCGCAGACACCCTGCAGTCTCAGCGCGTCGCTGTGCTTCAGCTCCGGGGACGACTCCCCGCCGCAGTCTCGCGCCTCCGCGGCGGAAGGCGCAGCGTCCTCCCCGCCCTCGCGTCGCAGCGGCCGGCTGGTGGTGGAGCGGCAGTGGGGGGTCGGCAGCGCGGGCGCCGCGTCCCCCGAGGAGCCCGGGGACCCCGAGCCGCGCGCGTCCCCCGAGGATTCTGTGTCCCCGGAAGAGCCCGGGGACCCCGAGCCGCGCGCGTCCCCCGAGGATTCTGTGTCCCCGGAAGAGCCCGCGTCCGCCGAGGAGCCCGGGGACCCCGAGCCGCGCGCGTCCCCGGAAGAGCCCGTGTCGCTCGGGGAGCCCACGTCCCTGGAAGAGCTCGTGTCCCCCGAGGAGCCCGCGTCCCTGGAAGAGCTCGTGTCCCCCGAGGAGCCCGCGTCCCCCGAGGAGCCCGGGGACCCCCCGCCCGTGCCCCCGGGCGTCGGGCCCGCGCACGGGGAGCCCGACCTGGTCATCGAGGTGTCCGGCCGCCGGCTGCGGGCGCACAAGGCGGTGCTGGCGGCCCGCAGCGACTACTTCCGCGCGCGCGCGTCCCGGGACGTGCTGCGGGTGCAGGGCGTGGGCTGGGCGGCGCTGCGGCTGCTCCTGGCCTACGCGTACAGCGGCCGCATGGCGGGCGTGCGGCCCGACAACGTGGCCGAGGTGGTGGCCGGCGCGCGCCGCCTGCAGCTGCCGTGCGCCGTGCAGCGCGCCACCGACGCCGTGGCGCCGCAGCTGAGCCTGGCCAACTGCTACGACGTGCTGAGCGCGGCCAAGCGGCAGCGCCTGGCCGAGCTGCGCGACGCGGCCTACCGCTTCATGAGCGACCACTACCTGGACGTGCTGCGCGAGCCCGCCGTGTTCGGGCGCCTGTCGGGCGCCGAGCGCGACCTGCTGCTGCGCCGCCGCCTGCGCGCCGGCCGGGCCCGCCTGCTGGCCGCCACGCTCGGGCCGGCCGGGGAGCGCGCGGGCAGCCGGCCGCAGAGCCCGTCGGGGGACGCGGACGGCCGCGGCGACGCCGCCGTCTACTGGCTGCACGAGGCGGCCGGCGAGTGGCGCGAGCTGACGCGGCTGCCGGAGGGCGCGCCGGCGCGGGGCTGCGGGCTGTGCGTGCTCTACAACTACCTCTTCGTGGCCGGCGGCGTGGGGCCTGCGGGTCCCGACGGCCGCGCGCGCCCCTCGGACCAGGTCTTCTGCTACAACCCGGCCACCGACCGCTGGAGCACCGTGCGGCCGCTGCGCCAGGCGCGCTCGCAGCTGCAGCTGCTGGCCCTGGACGGCCACCTGTACGCCGTGGGCGGCGAGtgcctgctcagcgtggagcgcTACGACCCGCGCGCCGACCGCTGGGCCGCCGTGGCCCCGCTGCCGCGGGGCGCCTTCGCCGTGGCGCACGAAGCCGCCACCTGCAACGGCGAGATCTACGTGTCCGGGGGCTCTCTCTTCTACCGCCTGCTCAAGTACGACCCGCGGCGCGACGAGTGGCAGGAGTGCCCGTGCAGCAGCAGCAGGGAGCGCTCCGCGGCCATGGTGGCCCTGGACGGCTTCATCTACCGCTTCGACCTGGGCGGGGGCCGCGGCGACTCGCAGGCGGCGGCCCCGTCGGCCGGAGGCGTCAGCGTGCTCCGCTATCACTGCCTGGCCAAGCAGTGGAGCCGCTGCGCCGCGCACCTGCGCCCCCCGGGCGCGCCGTCCGGCCTGCAGCCCTTCCGCTGCGTGGCGCTGGACGGCACCATCTACTGCGTGAGCCGCGCGGGCACCTGGCGCTTCGTGCCCCCGCAGGACAGCGAGCCCGGCGCGGACGTGGGCGCGGGCGAAGGCGGCAGCTTCGAGCCCGCGCCGCTCCGCGTCCCCTTGGACGCCCGAGGCGCGCTCTTCCCGTTCGTGCTCAACTTGCCGGAGGAGAAGCCAGACCGAGGCGAGGAGGGCGCCGCGTag